The genomic DNA CGGACACAACCATGCAGGGAATTGCGACGAAAACCATCGACGCCTATCTCGAATGGCGGCAATCTCAAGCCGGTTGACACAAAGTTTTTAGGATATTGGCCTTCGCGGCGCAGCATTCCCCTTGCATTCAAGTTCAGTCTCGCTAAAAAGCGGCCGATCAGCTCTGAACGGCGGCCATCCGCAAAGAATGACCGCGATTGGAATGGCTCTCGGAATCTGCGCGGAAAACACCGCTGCCGGAAAAGTACCGGACGGTGACCGCGCCAGCTCAAGGCGGTCCGTCAATGAAGGTTTTCGCAGGTAATTCGAACCGGCTTCTGGCCGAAGCGATCTGCAACTATCTCAACCTGCCTCTCGGCAAAGCGACGGTACGCCGTTTCGCCGATCAGGAAATCTTCGTCGAGATCGGCGAAAACGTACGCGGCGAGGATGTCTTCATCATCCAGTCGACCTCGTTTCCCACCAACGATCACCTGATGGAACTGCTCATCATGATCGACGCGGTGCGCCGCTCCTCCGCTCGCCGGATCACCGCCGTGCTTCCCTATTTCGGCTATGCCCGCCAGGACCGCAAACCCGGTCCGCGCACGCCGATCTCCGCCAAGCTGGTCTCCAACTTGATCACCGAAGCCGGCGCCGACCGCGTGCTGACCCTCGATCTTCATGCCGGCCAGATCCAGGGCTTCTTCGACATCCCGACCGACAACCTCTATGCGATCCCGATCCTGGCGCGCGACGTCAAGGAAAACTACGACCTGAAGAACGTCATGGTCGTTTCGCCGGACGTCGGCGGCGTGGTGCGCGCCCGTGCGCTCGCCAAGCGTCTCGACTGTCTGCTGGCGATCGTCGACAAGCGCCGCGACCGTCCGGGTGAATCCGAAGTCATGAACGTCATCGGCGACGTGAAGGGCAAGGACTGCCTGCTGATCGACGACATCGTCGATTCCGGCGGCACGCTCTGCAACGCGGCCGAGGCGCTTTTGAAGAACGGCGCGACGAGCGTCACCGCCTACATCACCCATGGCGTTCTTTCCGGCGGCGCGGTTGCCCGCGTTACCTCGTCGATGCTGAAGGAACTGGTCATCACCGACTCGATCCAGCCGACGACCGCCGTCCAGTCAGCCCACAATATCCGCGTCATCTCGACCGCGGGCCTGCTCGGCGAAGCCATCAGCCGCACGAGCCAGGAAGAGTCGGTATCGAGCCTCTTCGACTGAGGTCGTCCGGAACGCCCGAATTTCCAAATCGCCGGCGCCATACGCGCCGGCGTTTTTCGTTGCGGGACGCGGTTACTCCCCGAACGCCTGGGCCAGCGGCTGGTCGACGAGATTGTCGATGAACCAGTTGGGATAGACAGGCGCCGGCACGGTCTCGGCATCGAGCGCCGAGATCTCCGCCGCCGTCAGAGCAAGATCGGCGGCGCCAAGATTGTCCTTCAACTGGTGGGGCTTGGAAGCGCCGAGCAGCACACTGGTCACCGCCCTCTTCGAAAGCAGCCAGGCGATCGCCACCTGGGCGACGCTCGCCCGATGTTCGCCGGCGATGCCGCGCATGCGCTCCACCAGCTTGAAGCCCTGCTCCTTGTCGAAGGGCAAAATGTCGAAGCCGGAATAGCGGTTGTCCGGATCGCCGAGATTGTCGCGAGTGTACTTGCCCGAAAGGAAGCCCGAAGCGAGCGGGCTCCAGACCGTCAGCCCCAACCCATAGCGCTGCATCATCGGAATGACGTCACGCTCGACGTCGCGGCCGAGCAGCGAATAGTGCATCTGGCCATGGGTGAAAGGTGCCAGTCCGTTGGCCTTCTGGATTTCGAGGGCCGCTGCCACCTTCCAGGCCGACCAGTTCGAAAAGCCGATGTAGCGCACCTTGCCCGAACGCACGACCGCATCGAGCGCTAAAAGCGTCTCTTCGAGCGGCGTATGCGGATCCTCCTTATGGACGATATAGGCGTCGATCCAGTCGGTTGCGAGCCGCTTCAGGCTCTCGTCAACCGACCAGAGAATGTGACGGCGCGACAGACCGGCCTGGTTGAGCGACGTGCCGGTGCGGAAACCGACCTTGGTGGCGATCACCACCTCGTCGCGACGGGACTTGAGCGCCGTACCCAGGATCCGCTCCGATTGGCCGGAGGCATAGGCGTCGGCCGTGTCGAAGAAATTGATGCCGGCATCGAGCGCCTGCCCGACGAGGGCGTCGGCAGCTTCGGCATCGGTCTTGTAGACCGCGCCGAGGCTGCGGTCGCCGGCAGTAAACGTCATCGCCCCGAAGGCGATGCGCGAAACCACCAGACCGGTATTTCCAAGCGTCGTATATTGCATGTCGATCTCCATCCTCTGAAAGACAGGTTGCAGTTGGACAGATCATGCCGAAGTGGATTGCTATGAAAAACCACCGCTCTCTTGATAGGCTTGGAAGAATTGCTTCATAATCGACGGATGGCGAACGACCCTTTCAACGGACTGAGAGAGTTTCTGGCG from Ensifer adhaerens includes the following:
- a CDS encoding aldo/keto reductase, encoding MQYTTLGNTGLVVSRIAFGAMTFTAGDRSLGAVYKTDAEAADALVGQALDAGINFFDTADAYASGQSERILGTALKSRRDEVVIATKVGFRTGTSLNQAGLSRRHILWSVDESLKRLATDWIDAYIVHKEDPHTPLEETLLALDAVVRSGKVRYIGFSNWSAWKVAAALEIQKANGLAPFTHGQMHYSLLGRDVERDVIPMMQRYGLGLTVWSPLASGFLSGKYTRDNLGDPDNRYSGFDILPFDKEQGFKLVERMRGIAGEHRASVAQVAIAWLLSKRAVTSVLLGASKPHQLKDNLGAADLALTAAEISALDAETVPAPVYPNWFIDNLVDQPLAQAFGE
- a CDS encoding ribose-phosphate pyrophosphokinase, translating into MKVFAGNSNRLLAEAICNYLNLPLGKATVRRFADQEIFVEIGENVRGEDVFIIQSTSFPTNDHLMELLIMIDAVRRSSARRITAVLPYFGYARQDRKPGPRTPISAKLVSNLITEAGADRVLTLDLHAGQIQGFFDIPTDNLYAIPILARDVKENYDLKNVMVVSPDVGGVVRARALAKRLDCLLAIVDKRRDRPGESEVMNVIGDVKGKDCLLIDDIVDSGGTLCNAAEALLKNGATSVTAYITHGVLSGGAVARVTSSMLKELVITDSIQPTTAVQSAHNIRVISTAGLLGEAISRTSQEESVSSLFD